Proteins encoded together in one Chryseobacterium taklimakanense window:
- the priA gene encoding replication restart helicase PriA translates to MSFAQIILPLNLTGTFTYKVPEELQGKIEVGMRVLVSFGGKKIYTGIVAELHDRAPDTFAPKEIINILDDFPILPKEQIDFWNWLSDYYFCNIGEIYRFSFPGSLKLESETYLKLKPHAVIDFQNLDVNEMYLIQALEVRQLISLSEIEAFIPKKEIVKTINSLIDLQYIEIDEKIAEKYKAKEIAFLKINNEKSVLNNLPEILLKLKRSPKQQELFLLILGKQTENPEQQIRKSDIFEEGDFAHSQLKSLMDKGLIEEYYLQKDRLESYEGETEGIEELTDAQKQAKTEIDAAFNEEKNVLLHGVTSSGKTHIYLEKIEETINSGKNVLFLLPEISLTKQITKRLERKYGKQLGFYHQKLTDFERVEVWRRIRKNEIKILIGTRIALFLPFQNLGLIVVDEEHDSAYKPREVSPYFNAKDAALVLANFYNAKVILGSATPSVESYWLAKTDKLKYVQLNERFGKVKLPEFELVDFKEAQDTKNVNGNFSVKTLEQIRTVVDEKKQVIVLHNRRGYANVVECESCGYVAYCSNCDVVMTYHKFSNELKCHYCGHKAAKPKTCPKCFSENLNTRGVGVEQIHEEVSRIFPESEVDRMDVDSMRKKFAYEKLYEKIESGETDIIVGTQMISKGLDFDHIELVTIPRADQMLYVQDFRAEERAYQLITQVSGRAGRVSGKGKIMIQTFNPHHSVFQLIKENEVEKIYQYFLDERKKFHYPPYTRTILIELKHRKEDKVDRASKFLSSILRKYLPQECVLGPEKSPIGKINLLYQYQILLKFPRGKNYTSYKNFVTKSLQEFEDVAAYRSIKKLIFVDF, encoded by the coding sequence GTGAGTTTTGCTCAGATCATTTTACCGTTGAATCTTACGGGGACTTTTACCTACAAAGTACCGGAAGAGTTACAGGGCAAAATTGAAGTAGGAATGAGGGTTTTGGTTTCGTTTGGGGGAAAGAAAATTTACACCGGCATCGTGGCTGAACTGCACGACAGAGCACCGGACACCTTTGCTCCAAAAGAAATCATAAATATTCTGGACGATTTTCCGATCTTGCCGAAAGAGCAAATTGATTTCTGGAATTGGCTTTCGGACTATTACTTCTGCAATATCGGTGAGATTTACCGCTTTTCCTTTCCGGGTTCTTTGAAATTGGAAAGCGAAACCTATCTCAAACTGAAACCGCACGCCGTCATCGATTTTCAGAATCTGGATGTGAATGAAATGTACCTCATCCAGGCCTTGGAAGTACGCCAGCTTATCAGTTTATCGGAGATTGAAGCTTTCATTCCAAAAAAGGAAATCGTAAAAACCATCAATTCGCTCATAGATCTGCAGTACATTGAAATTGATGAAAAAATTGCGGAGAAGTACAAAGCTAAAGAAATCGCCTTTTTAAAAATTAATAATGAGAAATCAGTTCTGAATAATCTGCCGGAAATCCTTTTGAAGCTGAAGCGTTCGCCAAAGCAGCAGGAGCTTTTTCTTTTAATTCTTGGAAAACAAACTGAAAATCCAGAACAGCAAATCAGAAAATCTGATATTTTTGAGGAAGGTGATTTTGCACATTCGCAATTGAAATCTCTGATGGATAAAGGTTTAATTGAGGAATATTACCTCCAGAAAGACCGTCTCGAAAGCTATGAAGGTGAAACTGAAGGAATTGAAGAACTTACCGACGCGCAAAAACAGGCAAAAACTGAGATTGACGCAGCTTTTAATGAAGAAAAAAATGTTCTTTTGCATGGGGTCACTTCTTCCGGTAAAACCCATATTTATTTAGAGAAGATTGAAGAAACGATCAATTCTGGGAAAAACGTATTATTCCTGCTTCCGGAGATTTCACTCACCAAGCAAATTACCAAAAGATTAGAAAGAAAATACGGCAAACAACTCGGCTTTTACCACCAAAAATTAACGGATTTTGAAAGGGTAGAAGTCTGGAGGAGAATTCGTAAGAATGAAATAAAAATCCTGATTGGAACCCGGATCGCACTTTTTTTACCCTTCCAAAATTTAGGATTAATCGTGGTTGACGAAGAGCACGACAGTGCCTATAAACCCCGTGAAGTTTCTCCATATTTCAATGCTAAGGACGCCGCTTTGGTATTGGCCAATTTTTATAATGCCAAAGTGATTCTCGGTTCTGCCACGCCTTCTGTAGAAAGCTATTGGCTGGCCAAAACAGATAAGCTGAAATATGTACAGCTCAACGAACGCTTCGGAAAGGTAAAATTACCTGAATTTGAGCTTGTGGATTTCAAGGAAGCACAGGATACCAAGAATGTAAACGGAAATTTTTCTGTAAAAACTCTTGAACAAATCCGCACAGTTGTAGATGAAAAAAAACAGGTGATTGTGCTGCACAACCGCCGCGGCTACGCCAATGTTGTGGAATGTGAAAGCTGCGGATACGTCGCATACTGCTCCAACTGCGATGTAGTGATGACTTATCATAAATTTTCAAACGAACTGAAATGCCATTACTGTGGGCATAAAGCTGCAAAGCCTAAAACCTGCCCCAAATGTTTCTCGGAAAACTTGAATACAAGAGGCGTTGGCGTAGAGCAGATACATGAGGAAGTATCCAGGATTTTCCCGGAATCGGAAGTTGACCGGATGGATGTGGACAGTATGCGCAAAAAATTTGCTTACGAAAAACTTTATGAGAAAATAGAATCCGGCGAAACCGATATCATTGTGGGCACACAAATGATTTCCAAAGGTCTGGATTTTGACCATATAGAGCTGGTGACAATTCCGCGAGCGGATCAGATGCTTTATGTTCAGGACTTCCGGGCAGAGGAACGGGCTTACCAGCTCATCACCCAGGTTTCCGGCAGGGCAGGGCGGGTTTCCGGAAAAGGGAAAATTATGATCCAGACTTTTAATCCGCATCATTCGGTTTTTCAGTTGATTAAAGAAAATGAGGTGGAAAAAATTTATCAGTATTTTTTGGATGAAAGAAAGAAATTTCATTATCCGCCTTATACCAGGACGATATTAATCGAGCTTAAACACCGAAAGGAAGATAAGGTGGACCGCGCCTCTAAATTTTTAAGTTCAATCCTTAGAAAATATCTTCCTCAGGAATGTGTTTTGGGCCCTGAAAAGTCACCGATAGGCAAGATCAATCTGCTTTATCAATACCAGATTTTACTCAAATTTCCGCGTGGTAAAAATTATACATCATATAAAAATTTTGTAACGAAAAGTTTACAGGAATTTGAGGATGTTGCCGCTTACAGGAGTATCAAAAAACTGATTTTTGTTGATTTTTAA
- a CDS encoding toxin-antitoxin system YwqK family antitoxin: MKNSILILFMFFMICCTPKKVNQYVKINGAQLRDGLWLESYDSDIGKLQAKGRYYKGEKVGIWKTSFQGKKYQKDVIKDGIIKTKIYHANGKIMQKGQSRTDISSNERHWYYFGDWKYYDDKGKILFIRKYVLGKKVDSINMKK; the protein is encoded by the coding sequence ATGAAAAATTCTATATTAATTCTTTTCATGTTTTTTATGATTTGCTGCACACCGAAAAAGGTAAATCAATACGTTAAAATAAACGGTGCACAGCTACGGGATGGGCTTTGGTTAGAGAGCTACGATTCCGACATCGGGAAACTGCAGGCTAAAGGAAGGTACTATAAAGGTGAAAAAGTCGGAATCTGGAAAACGAGTTTTCAAGGTAAGAAATATCAAAAGGATGTGATAAAAGATGGAATTATAAAAACCAAAATATATCATGCGAACGGGAAAATTATGCAGAAGGGTCAAAGCAGAACTGATATTTCGTCAAATGAAAGGCACTGGTATTATTTCGGCGACTGGAAATATTATGATGATAAGGGAAAGATTTTATTCATCAGGAAATATGTTTTGGGAAAGAAAGTTGACAGTATTAATATGAAAAAATGA
- a CDS encoding sulfate adenylyltransferase subunit 1, with amino-acid sequence MDILRFITAGSVDDGKSTLIGRLLYDSKSILVDQLEALEKQSKNKNADGIDLAILTDGLRAEREQGITIDVAYRYFSTPKRKFIIADAPGHVQYTRNMITGASNSQLIIILVDARNGVIEQTRRHSIIASLLKMKHVVVAVNKMDLADYSEEVFNKIKDDYSKAAATLGLENVNYIPISAFNGDNIVEKSDKMDWYNGPSLLEFLENVEVSEDIDYENPRFQVQFVIRPQTEELHDYRGYAGHVVSGTYKKGDKITILPQNIETIISKVETGGKEVDEVFAHQPAVIHINDDIDISRGDYFVKPDNLPNVENELDAVVCWLDKKELNVGNKYFLQHKSRLVKAVIREIEYRIDVNTLEKTAVTDSVKLNEVVRVRIKTASPIVFDSYDKNIATGTAILVDETGNSTVGAVMIV; translated from the coding sequence ATGGATATTTTAAGATTTATTACCGCCGGAAGCGTGGATGACGGCAAAAGCACACTGATTGGAAGACTGCTCTACGACAGCAAAAGCATCCTGGTGGATCAGCTGGAAGCACTGGAAAAGCAGTCAAAAAATAAAAATGCAGACGGCATCGACCTTGCCATCTTGACTGACGGACTGCGGGCCGAACGTGAACAGGGTATCACCATCGATGTTGCGTACAGATATTTCTCCACTCCGAAAAGAAAATTCATCATAGCAGACGCTCCGGGACACGTTCAGTATACCAGAAATATGATTACGGGCGCATCAAATTCACAGCTGATCATTATTCTGGTGGACGCCCGAAACGGCGTTATCGAGCAAACCAGAAGGCATTCCATCATTGCTTCTCTGTTGAAAATGAAGCACGTGGTGGTGGCCGTCAACAAAATGGATTTGGCCGATTATTCCGAAGAAGTTTTCAATAAAATTAAAGATGACTATTCCAAAGCAGCTGCAACACTTGGACTGGAAAATGTCAATTACATTCCTATTTCTGCTTTTAACGGAGATAATATCGTTGAAAAATCTGATAAAATGGATTGGTATAACGGACCGTCCTTATTGGAATTTCTGGAAAACGTTGAAGTAAGCGAAGACATTGATTACGAAAATCCGAGATTTCAGGTTCAGTTTGTAATCCGTCCCCAAACCGAAGAACTGCACGATTACAGAGGATATGCGGGCCACGTGGTTTCCGGAACATACAAAAAGGGGGACAAGATTACCATTCTTCCACAGAATATTGAGACCATCATTTCTAAAGTGGAAACCGGCGGTAAAGAAGTGGATGAAGTATTTGCTCATCAGCCGGCGGTGATTCATATTAACGACGATATTGACATATCACGTGGCGATTATTTTGTAAAACCGGATAATCTGCCTAACGTGGAAAATGAACTTGATGCAGTGGTATGCTGGCTTGATAAAAAGGAATTGAATGTGGGAAACAAATATTTCCTTCAGCATAAAAGCCGTTTGGTTAAAGCCGTCATTCGTGAAATAGAATACCGTATCGACGTTAATACCCTTGAAAAAACTGCGGTAACAGATTCTGTAAAACTGAACGAGGTGGTTCGCGTTCGCATAAAAACTGCTTCTCCCATAGTTTTTGATTCCTACGACAAAAATATCGCAACGGGTACAGCTATTTTAGTTGACGAAACGGGCAATTCGACCGTTGGCGCAGTAATGATTGTTTAA
- the kbl gene encoding glycine C-acetyltransferase — MISNNFLTTLQNELQNIENDGLYKRERIITSQQSAEIVANGRTLLNFCANNYLGLSNNKEVIKASQDVIESHGYGMSSVRFICGTQDIHKELEAKISEFLGMEDTILYAACFDANGGVFEPLFTDQDAIISDELNHASIIDGVRLCKAARYRYKNNNMEDLEAQLIEASKQNHRFKIIVTDGVFSMDGIVANLKGVCDLAEKYDALVMVDDSHATGFIGKTGRGTHEANEVMGRVDIITSTLGKALGGAMGGFTSGKKEIIDMLRQRSRPYLFSNSLAPGIVGAALKVLDMLSADTSLRDKVMENAEYFRTEMKAKGFDIPDGDAAIVPVMLYDAPLAQKMAEKMMDEGIYVIGFFYPVVPKGKARIRVQLSAAHTREHLDKAIAAFEKVGKELGVIS, encoded by the coding sequence ATGATATCTAATAATTTCCTCACAACACTTCAGAACGAACTTCAGAATATTGAAAATGACGGACTTTATAAAAGAGAAAGAATTATTACCTCTCAGCAATCGGCAGAAATCGTGGCCAACGGCAGGACTTTGCTGAACTTTTGCGCGAACAATTATCTCGGTCTCTCAAATAATAAGGAAGTGATAAAAGCGTCTCAGGATGTAATCGAATCGCACGGATACGGGATGTCTTCGGTACGTTTCATCTGCGGTACGCAGGATATTCACAAAGAATTGGAGGCTAAAATTTCCGAATTCCTTGGTATGGAGGACACAATTCTTTATGCCGCGTGTTTTGATGCCAATGGCGGTGTTTTCGAGCCCTTGTTTACGGATCAGGATGCCATTATTTCAGACGAACTCAACCATGCTTCGATTATCGATGGAGTAAGGCTTTGCAAAGCTGCGAGATACCGCTACAAAAACAATAATATGGAAGATTTGGAAGCGCAGTTGATTGAAGCCTCCAAACAGAATCACCGTTTTAAAATTATTGTAACCGACGGCGTTTTCTCCATGGATGGGATTGTTGCCAACCTCAAAGGTGTTTGCGATCTGGCAGAAAAGTACGATGCCTTAGTAATGGTTGATGATTCGCACGCTACCGGATTTATCGGAAAAACCGGTCGCGGAACTCATGAAGCCAATGAGGTGATGGGCAGAGTAGATATTATCACTTCTACGCTGGGTAAAGCTCTGGGCGGCGCTATGGGTGGATTTACTTCTGGTAAAAAAGAAATTATAGATATGCTGAGACAGCGTTCCAGACCATATTTGTTTTCTAACTCACTGGCTCCGGGAATTGTCGGAGCGGCCCTAAAGGTGTTGGATATGCTTTCTGCCGATACCTCACTTCGTGATAAAGTGATGGAGAATGCAGAATATTTCAGGACTGAAATGAAAGCCAAAGGGTTTGATATTCCGGACGGCGACGCTGCGATTGTCCCGGTGATGCTGTACGATGCGCCGCTGGCACAGAAAATGGCAGAAAAAATGATGGATGAAGGTATTTACGTGATCGGATTTTTTTACCCGGTTGTACCAAAAGGCAAAGCAAGGATTAGAGTTCAGCTTTCTGCGGCACATACAAGAGAACACCTCGATAAAGCGATTGCAGCTTTTGAGAAAGTTGGAAAGGAATTGGGTGTAATTTCTTAG
- a CDS encoding proline dehydrogenase family protein, producing MSIFNDTQIAFKDKSTDQLKKAQWMFRAIENPALTNIGINLLNFTVKNNFPFVEGVVRKTLFEQFVGGETREKSMEVVKKLFKNHIGSIFDYAIEGKEEEATFDHTCQEIQQNIKFAEGNPAIPFVVFKPTGFGRLDLYAEVQRGKELTSSEKEEWNRVVKRYDDVCKLAYEKNVVVMVDAEESWIQTAVDNLVNEMKARYNREKAIVWNTIQMYRTGRLEYLAEDLKRAAEKGYFLGYKFVRGAYMEKERERAAEMNYPDPIQPNKQATDDNYNAAIAFVIDNLDKVSGYFGTHNEKSTELVMDKMREKNLVNDHPQIYFGQLYGMSDNITYFLGSKKYNASKYLPYGPVKDVVPYLTRRAQENTSVAGQTGRELGLIQKELKRRRGIN from the coding sequence ATGTCAATTTTCAACGATACTCAAATCGCTTTTAAGGATAAATCTACTGACCAACTGAAAAAAGCGCAATGGATGTTCAGAGCCATTGAAAATCCAGCCCTTACCAACATCGGAATTAATCTTTTGAATTTTACAGTTAAGAACAATTTTCCTTTTGTGGAAGGAGTAGTCCGCAAAACTTTGTTTGAGCAGTTTGTAGGCGGCGAAACCCGTGAGAAAAGCATGGAAGTGGTGAAAAAACTTTTCAAGAACCACATTGGGAGCATTTTCGATTACGCGATCGAGGGAAAGGAAGAGGAAGCGACTTTTGATCATACCTGCCAGGAAATTCAGCAGAACATCAAGTTTGCTGAAGGAAATCCTGCCATTCCATTTGTGGTTTTCAAACCAACCGGTTTCGGAAGGCTGGATCTTTATGCAGAAGTGCAACGCGGAAAAGAATTGACCAGCAGTGAAAAAGAAGAGTGGAACCGCGTGGTAAAAAGGTATGATGATGTCTGCAAACTCGCCTACGAAAAAAATGTGGTGGTGATGGTTGATGCTGAGGAATCCTGGATACAGACGGCAGTAGATAACCTGGTAAACGAAATGAAGGCCAGATATAACCGCGAAAAAGCCATCGTGTGGAACACCATCCAGATGTACAGAACCGGCCGTTTGGAATATCTGGCTGAAGATCTGAAACGTGCTGCTGAAAAAGGATATTTCCTTGGCTATAAATTCGTTCGCGGTGCCTATATGGAAAAGGAGCGTGAGCGGGCGGCGGAGATGAATTATCCGGATCCCATACAACCGAACAAGCAGGCGACAGACGATAATTATAACGCTGCGATTGCATTTGTGATCGATAATCTTGACAAAGTTTCAGGATATTTTGGAACTCATAATGAGAAATCTACCGAATTGGTGATGGATAAAATGCGTGAGAAAAATCTTGTAAATGACCATCCGCAGATTTATTTCGGCCAGCTCTACGGTATGAGTGATAATATTACTTATTTCCTCGGCAGTAAAAAATACAACGCATCGAAATATCTTCCGTACGGACCTGTAAAAGATGTGGTACCATATCTTACCAGAAGAGCGCAGGAGAACACTTCAGTAGCGGGACAAACCGGTCGGGAATTAGGTTTGATACAGAAAGAACTGAAGCGCCGCAGAGGTATTAACTGA
- a CDS encoding TSUP family transporter, with translation MNEHRLNRIPPFFLNVERLPLVIVGSNKTVLDVVTSVCTTSEESIIRVFDLEISEALKKYAEKYPQIKLYNRNIEAKDLHDLSLLIIATNDDEYEQYVLSLSRQRSILVCVTGKPQISDFSPVSVIETSSFNLGILSNDISPEVTSRLHRIIENSIPNDIDGLIERLKFVQKNPLMNNIDDELRELDRITAEYLDQKQKPKDSAAELENLAKVNKAVQRRANIYLGIIGVLVFLAIFSFIIVNFQLWPDIKAFLSEDNHIFYKMLAAGFFAEVVAGSMGMGYGVICTTILLMLNVAPPVVSASIHSAETFTSAAGSISHYKLKNVNMKLVKALAPAAILGAIIGALALTYFGKHYSEVVKPIISCYTFYLGINILRNAFKNKTKNIRKQKSAKKLSVLGFSGGFIDSFAGGGWGPLVTGTLMKDGRTPRYVVGSSTLSKCLLTVTSAVTFVFTLGIQHWNIVLGLLIGGIVTAPFSAMLTAKLPVRKMFIVVGSLVIIMSSVTIFRAIF, from the coding sequence ATGAACGAACACCGTCTAAATAGAATACCTCCGTTCTTTCTGAATGTGGAAAGATTACCGCTGGTTATTGTGGGTAGCAATAAAACGGTTTTGGACGTTGTTACATCTGTCTGTACCACTTCTGAAGAGAGCATAATCAGGGTTTTTGATTTAGAAATCTCAGAGGCGCTGAAAAAGTATGCTGAAAAGTATCCTCAGATAAAGCTGTACAATAGAAACATCGAAGCCAAAGACCTTCATGATCTTTCATTACTGATCATTGCCACCAATGATGATGAATATGAGCAATATGTACTGAGTCTCTCTCGACAAAGGAGTATTCTGGTCTGCGTGACAGGTAAACCACAAATCAGCGATTTCTCTCCTGTTTCGGTAATCGAAACCAGCAGTTTTAACCTCGGCATTTTATCTAACGATATTTCTCCCGAAGTTACTTCACGGCTTCACAGAATTATTGAAAACAGTATTCCCAACGATATTGACGGGTTGATTGAAAGACTGAAGTTTGTTCAGAAAAACCCTCTGATGAATAATATTGATGATGAGCTTAGGGAACTAGACCGGATTACCGCAGAATATCTCGATCAGAAACAAAAGCCAAAAGACTCAGCAGCTGAATTGGAGAACCTCGCAAAAGTAAACAAAGCAGTTCAGCGCCGGGCCAATATCTATCTGGGGATTATTGGCGTTTTGGTCTTTCTTGCAATCTTCTCGTTTATCATTGTGAATTTCCAGCTATGGCCCGATATTAAAGCTTTCCTCAGCGAAGACAATCACATTTTTTATAAAATGCTTGCAGCAGGATTCTTCGCCGAAGTAGTGGCAGGCAGTATGGGTATGGGATACGGCGTAATATGCACCACAATTCTCCTAATGCTGAATGTTGCGCCTCCGGTGGTGAGTGCCAGTATTCATTCTGCTGAAACCTTTACGTCCGCTGCAGGTAGTATAAGCCATTATAAATTGAAAAACGTTAATATGAAACTGGTGAAAGCTCTTGCACCGGCTGCCATTCTCGGAGCCATCATCGGTGCTTTGGCACTCACCTATTTTGGTAAGCATTACAGCGAAGTTGTAAAACCGATTATTTCCTGCTATACGTTTTATCTGGGGATCAATATACTTCGGAACGCTTTTAAAAATAAAACTAAAAATATCAGGAAACAGAAATCTGCTAAAAAACTTAGTGTGCTCGGATTTTCAGGCGGTTTTATCGATTCTTTCGCAGGCGGTGGCTGGGGACCTTTGGTTACCGGCACATTAATGAAGGATGGCAGAACTCCACGGTATGTTGTTGGAAGCTCTACTCTTTCAAAATGTTTACTCACTGTGACGAGTGCCGTAACCTTTGTATTCACCCTAGGAATTCAGCACTGGAATATAGTTCTGGGGCTTCTGATCGGCGGGATTGTTACTGCACCTTTCTCAGCAATGCTTACCGCAAAACTTCCCGTACGAAAAATGTTTATCGTTGTTGGATCCCTCGTAATAATCATGAGCTCTGTAACAATTTTTAGAGCAATTTTCTAA
- the dacB gene encoding D-alanyl-D-alanine carboxypeptidase/D-alanyl-D-alanine endopeptidase, with protein sequence MKRVKNYISALAVMVSGFTIAQSSNIPSHYTSMYENQARTYASAEPEKIALSVKDEIDININRLMNDPVLRNASWGFVVYDPKTQKIVSSYNENSAFVPASTTKLLTTDTALSLLGPKFRWMTQLEYTGDIDADGTLNGNLYIVGSGDPSLGTRKAGASSYTDIVTDFIYAMADKGIRKVTGDIIIQTAVFKENKMASLPANIVWMEHNNYYLPVGTTQGVDPRNEKLTVKQNNPFEQTKKYFYISPYINKLVYADTFEGNWITTSLPDAPNYLATALRNSMIKSGIPVTGKVTAKMVDRQPETRKIITAYKSPTLKDIVYETNQVSDNALAESLLRMVGFQKWGDQTLESGRAAVVDNLKGKNFDTSSLVYIDGSGLSRSHRVTPISQAKFLANEMNEPYFKDFMESLPIAGQSGTLKRMFFGESYGQIFAKTGTLNKVKTLAGYIKTRTGRTLTFSLLINNYAGSVDQVKDRMEQLLNPTVNL encoded by the coding sequence ATGAAAAGAGTTAAAAATTATATTTCTGCCCTTGCTGTAATGGTCTCGGGGTTTACCATCGCGCAGTCGAGCAACATACCTTCTCACTACACTTCGATGTACGAGAACCAGGCAAGAACCTATGCTTCCGCGGAACCAGAAAAAATTGCTTTAAGTGTAAAAGACGAGATCGACATCAATATCAACCGGTTAATGAACGATCCTGTTCTACGCAACGCCAGCTGGGGATTTGTGGTGTATGATCCTAAAACACAGAAGATTGTAAGCTCATATAACGAGAATAGTGCTTTCGTTCCGGCATCTACCACCAAACTTCTTACGACGGATACCGCCCTTTCGCTTCTTGGCCCGAAATTCAGATGGATGACGCAGCTTGAGTACACAGGCGATATCGATGCGGACGGTACACTGAACGGAAACCTGTACATTGTTGGCAGCGGCGACCCCTCACTGGGAACGAGAAAAGCAGGAGCCAGTTCGTACACTGATATTGTGACGGATTTTATTTACGCTATGGCCGACAAAGGCATCAGAAAAGTTACCGGCGATATCATCATCCAAACTGCAGTTTTCAAAGAAAACAAAATGGCCTCTTTACCTGCAAACATCGTGTGGATGGAGCACAACAACTACTATCTGCCGGTGGGAACCACACAGGGTGTAGATCCAAGAAACGAAAAACTGACGGTAAAACAGAACAATCCTTTCGAGCAAACCAAAAAATATTTCTACATTTCGCCATATATCAACAAACTGGTTTATGCTGATACTTTTGAAGGTAACTGGATTACGACATCATTACCGGATGCACCGAATTACCTAGCGACAGCTCTAAGGAATTCGATGATAAAAAGCGGAATTCCGGTTACAGGGAAAGTGACTGCCAAAATGGTAGACCGCCAGCCGGAAACCAGAAAAATTATCACAGCTTATAAATCTCCCACGTTGAAAGATATCGTTTACGAAACCAATCAGGTGAGCGATAATGCCCTTGCAGAATCACTTTTGCGTATGGTTGGATTTCAGAAATGGGGTGATCAAACCTTGGAAAGCGGCAGAGCTGCTGTAGTAGATAATTTGAAAGGTAAAAATTTTGATACCTCATCTCTGGTTTATATCGATGGCAGCGGCCTTTCAAGAAGCCACCGGGTGACTCCCATCTCTCAGGCTAAATTTTTGGCTAATGAAATGAATGAGCCTTATTTCAAGGATTTTATGGAATCATTGCCAATTGCAGGTCAGTCAGGAACTTTGAAAAGAATGTTTTTTGGTGAATCTTACGGGCAGATATTTGCAAAAACCGGAACCCTGAACAAAGTAAAAACTTTAGCTGGGTACATTAAAACCAGAACCGGGAGAACATTGACTTTTTCGCTGCTAATCAATAATTACGCAGGATCAGTGGACCAGGTAAAAGACAGAATGGAACAGCTTCTGAATCCCACTGTAAATTTGTAA
- the aroB gene encoding 3-dehydroquinate synthase, which yields MISLLDESFTSLNDYIFDLKPGKILILVDENTHQYCLPTLLGNMETDVPFEIIEIEAGEELKNIETAVQLWEILSEFETDRKSLLINLGGGVITDLGGFVASTYKRGIKFINIPTTLLGMCDASIGGKTGIDHQFLKNIVGTFAQPEKIFVFPPFLKTLPFEELRSGFAEMLKHGLIADAKHWHDLISIVKLTPITISPYITRSMQIKETVVEKDFKEENIRKSLNFGHTIGHAVESLFLKSGKIVPHGECVALGMICETKLSFYEGLIDENTSKIIIQHLRRFYPELNISAFSNSEILSVMRNDKKNTTGEIKFSLLNSIGHSVFDYQCNVENINKCLNFYKDANPDE from the coding sequence ATGATTTCACTGCTCGACGAAAGTTTCACTTCACTTAACGATTATATATTTGATTTAAAACCAGGAAAAATTCTGATTCTGGTTGATGAAAACACCCATCAATACTGCCTTCCCACGCTACTGGGAAATATGGAAACCGATGTTCCCTTTGAAATTATTGAGATTGAAGCCGGCGAAGAGCTTAAAAATATAGAAACTGCAGTGCAGCTCTGGGAAATATTATCAGAATTTGAAACTGATAGAAAATCTCTTTTAATCAATCTCGGTGGCGGGGTTATTACCGATTTGGGCGGATTTGTGGCTTCAACATATAAAAGAGGAATAAAATTTATCAATATCCCGACGACACTTTTAGGAATGTGCGATGCTTCAATTGGGGGCAAAACCGGAATCGATCACCAGTTTCTGAAAAACATTGTAGGGACCTTTGCGCAGCCGGAAAAAATATTTGTGTTCCCCCCCTTCCTTAAAACGCTGCCTTTTGAGGAATTGAGGAGCGGTTTCGCAGAAATGCTGAAACACGGCCTGATTGCTGATGCAAAGCACTGGCATGATTTAATCAGCATTGTAAAACTTACGCCAATAACAATATCGCCCTACATTACAAGGTCGATGCAGATCAAGGAAACTGTGGTGGAGAAAGATTTCAAAGAGGAAAATATACGTAAAAGCCTGAATTTTGGCCACACGATCGGGCATGCGGTAGAAAGCCTGTTTTTAAAGTCAGGGAAGATTGTTCCTCATGGTGAGTGTGTTGCATTGGGAATGATCTGCGAAACAAAGCTTTCTTTTTATGAAGGTCTGATTGATGAAAACACTTCAAAAATTATCATCCAACATCTCAGAAGGTTTTATCCTGAACTCAATATCTCTGCATTTTCCAATTCCGAAATTCTGAGTGTGATGAGGAATGACAAGAAAAATACGACAGGAGAAATCAAGTTTTCTCTATTGAATTCTATAGGACATTCTGTCTTTGACTACCAATGCAATGTAGAAAATATAAACAAATGTTTAAATTTTTACAAAGACGCAAACCCCGATGAATAA